Proteins co-encoded in one Centroberyx gerrardi isolate f3 chromosome 18, fCenGer3.hap1.cur.20231027, whole genome shotgun sequence genomic window:
- the mia3 gene encoding transport and Golgi organization protein 1 homolog isoform X3 gives MDSDTFPRPVLELDHLYLLFLKELQHMISLLPEEWKPGETLFGFPLQTVVITALVGVFTFILFFWRTILAVKKREYLVDEKVLKHQIEAFKKEKNDAVSKMSELQKQTEELKEKQKRSEETNSCALKRNQDLESKVLQAETWNQQIAEEKNTYAKLLEEEQANSLKNETRIEKLEKSNDKLQLSRKKTQEALAKTTVLLDEAKIREDARNVQHKCLEKDHAALKEENKTLKTTIKGWEDKHKELNEQIKIYQKSQKELEDSVVLKDHNVEVLSDLLADLDACDLQKSDGKVLANGEVATDKKTAIKNRIKQMMDVSRVQTTLTVVEEERDRFMTKLLNEEKARKAMEEQHQELEHAIATLKSDKSHVENQFKILQQKNEIMTEMYQQKENALQQRLTKEELERRSKESLLSEVGGKALEAEEQVKVLRQRINEMEDQMKKTEDVYKEQIKEQENKTHSNWVNARNAERALNQEKVETSKLREKLAVLTSQLNERRAPLFRPNSGQPMGPRQGDSYGPSPVSGGAPSPPPMIEGPRRPPSAPVGRRIDPYGPRPPSDPHGRYPENKHTSGIDMMAPRTSSPANMDVSTAPVDSQTKAETQAEASTESPEPGPGSFLASPIRDSPASMVPGPPPVPGPQGPPAAPGPHDPLPPPGPHGRLPPPGPHRQARPGLGPHGHLYHPSAGMPGPHGPLPPNVPPHGPPLPANGHPGMAPPGPMGGEFGPRPSNGHAFRPRPGPGHALDPRGPPPPHFRPPPPHHFGPMPPPHGVRGPMGPRPPFPPDVRFPGPRDHAYPPAHLPPGGVPPHPHHGDAFVQAPPDALQNSVGPHTGPGQGQDLPMKQEAAPQDSVRPAMAEP, from the exons ATGGATAGTGATACATTCCCTCGACCTGTATTGGAATTGGATCACCTATATCTGCTTTTTCTAAAGGAGTTGCAACAT ATGATTTCCCTTCTGCCAGAAGAGTGGAAGCCCGGGGAAACCTTGTTTGGCTTTCCCTTGCAAACTGTTGTCATCACTGCATTGGTTGGAGTATTCAccttcatcctcttcttctggaggaccaTATTGGCA gTAAAGAAGCGAGAATACCTTG TGGATGAAAAAGTGCTCAAGCACCAAATCGAGGcattcaaaaaagaaaagaacgaTGCTGTCTCAAAGATGTCTGAACTCCAGAAACAG actgaagaactgaaagaaaagcaaaaacgGTCAGAGGAAACAAATAGTTGTGCCCTGAAAAGGAACCAAGACCTGGAG AGTAAGGTTTTGCAGGCAGAAACATGGAATCAACAGATTGCTGAGGAAAAGAACACATATGCAAAACTCCTTGAAGAGGAGCAGGCAAATTCTCTTAAAAATGAAACCCGG ATTGAAAAATTGGAGAAGTCGAATGAtaagctgcagctcagcaggaagAAGACACAGGAAGCGCTTGCTAAG ACCACTGTTCTCCTGGACGAGGCCAAGATTCGTGAGGATGCTCGAAACGTCCAGCACAAATGTCTTGAGAAGGATCATGCAGCACTAAAAGAAGAGAATAAAACG CTCAAGACCACCATTAAGGGATGGGAGGACAAACATAAGGAACTGAACGAGCAGATCAAAATCTACCAAAAGTCCCAGAAAGAGCTGGAGGACTCTGTGGTTCTCAAAGATCACAATGTGGAG GTGCTGTCTGATCTTCTGGCAGACCTAGACGCTTGTGATTTGCAAAAAAGTGACGGCAAAGTTTTAGCCAATGGTGAAGTGGCCACTG ATAAGAAGACTGCCATAAAGAACAGGATTAAACAAATGATGGATGTTTCTCGA GTCCAGACCACACTCACAGTGGTAGAAGAAGAGCGTGATCGCTTCATGACCAAACTACTGAATGAAGAAAAGGCTAGGAAGGCAATGGAGG AACAACACCAGGAGCTTGAGCATGCCATTGCAACCCTAAAAAGTGATAAGAGCCATGTTGAAAACCAATTCAAGATCCTCcagcagaaaaatgaaatcatGACTGAGATGTACCAACAGAAGGAAAATGCTCTGCAGCA GAGATTAAccaaggaggagctggagcgCCGCAGCAAGGAGAGTCTGCTCTCTGAGGTGGGTGGGAAAGCTCTTGAGGCAGAGGAGCAGGTCAAAGTCTTAAGGCAACGCATTAATGAAATGGAGGATCAGATGAAGAAGACTGAGGACGTCTATAAAGAGCAG aTAAAAGAACAGGAAAATAAAACTCACTCAAATTGG GTGAATGCTCGAAATGCAGAGCGAGCTCTGAATCAAGAGAAGGTGGAAACATCAAAGCTCCGTGAAAA ACTGGCTGTGCTCACCTCCCAGCTAAACGAGCGGCGTGCTCCCCTCTTCAGACCCAACTCTGGACAACCGATGGGCCCTCGCCAAG GTGATTCATATGGGCCCTCTCCTGTGAGTGGGGGTGCACCATCCCCCCCTCCAATGATAGAGGGTCCCAGGCGCCCCCCCTCTGCCCCTGTGGGGCGAAGAATTGACCCGTATG GACCACGGCCTCCATCAGACCCGCACGGTCGTTAccctgaaaacaaacacacctccgGGATTG ACATGATGGCCCCCCGTACCTCATCACCTGCCAATATGGACGTATCT ACAGCACCAGTAGATTCACAGACAAAAGCAGAGACACAGGCCGAGGCCTCCACTGAGAGTCCAGAGCCA GGCCCCGGATCCTTCCTAGCCTCTCCGATCAGGGACTCGCCTGCCTCCATGGTCCCAGGACCCCCACCTGTCCCTGGTCCTCAGGGCCCCCCGGCTGCTCCTGGACCTCATGACCCTCTGCCACCTCCTGGACCCCACGGCCGTCTGCCACCTCCTGGACCTCACAGACAGGCACGACCCGGCCTGGGACCCCACGGCCACCTCTACCACCCCTCGGCTGGAATGCCAGGGCCGCACGGCCCCCTTCCTCCCAACGTACCTCCTCACGGGCCTCCGCTACCAGCCAACGGACACCCAGGTATGGCCCCACCTGGACCCATGGGAGGAGAGTTTGGACCTCGTCCATCCAACGGACACGCGTTCCGCCCCAGGCCGGGCCCTGGCCATGCGCTCGATCCTCGGGGTCCGCCACCCCCACACTTCCGTCCCCCTCCACCTCATCATTTTGGACCGATGCCTCCACCACACG GTGTCCGTGGACCCATGGGACCACGCCCACCCTTCCCTCCTGATGTGCGCTTCCCAGGACCACGTGACCATGCCTACCCACCAGCGCACCTGCCTCCAGGAGGCGTCCCACCCCATCCTCATCACGGCGATGCTTTTGTTCAGGCTCCACCTGACGCCCTCCAAAACTCTGTGGGACCCCACACCGGCCCCGGACAGGGGCAGGACTTGCCCATGAAGCAGGAGGCAGCCCCTCAGGACTCAGTCAGGCCAGCCATGGCCGAGCCTTAA
- the mia3 gene encoding transport and Golgi organization protein 1 homolog isoform X1, translated as MAAKVFYRKGFLLLLFNFISTTALDKRFSDFKRCADEECSMLLCRGKAVSDFSGPDCRFLSFKKSETIYVYYKVAGRRTDLWAGSVGNRFGYFPKDLLALNHIYTEKELEIKAEETDFVCFDTGFDKFDSYDIESLLGSSVLTEENDSENTDTPDQIKTAEGTEEETKPSTDETTDSENENDGHDNSEDLDRVPDDQSASLPPSDMAAESLATEVVESDTGAAPDATETTTEDAEQEQQITGDSILENVDSEKSETKDEPASVSAGMQIPELKTTLGTTFDAVTTDDESTWKVTPYEEEESTELEYHHDDYSDNQKETPLLSFSEEAADAPEPDPLNKEESPPTTHDDDQQIVDKNMWTSLGDTVFAIVSGGETTTHVSSSEEDDDEGDEEEIASKTPPSTEDAEKEEIQLLSAESPKEPEAKELVPKDPPTSSSVEAGNEETYTESEPLLFDYDDESDGEMTRHENAQDETVVPTGEQRSHQTTEESMAAASPVLRDNRSADPQPQIVDIQTLDEPTEEEVSEDSEGQDNAYIQDYNTSQDYREDLDTTLEENKTVTHQEPIMEIEPKEDLPIEEEKSKDSEFKDHDEKTAYDNLFKKYHDHSVRNLEKDKNKHSSPELSVEGAKLSEEERDKEPSKHTGIEREEKEEELLEDENAISFTQSHTSPTDIDKPSLESSLPTPSTSEPEYSDSVLRLTLLRDHFTEEDMERFQKLLGLKNLFKVEAMFSDLDVELQAARLSHVGTTEDIEKALEGILEVSENTILDEIEKMLDSRNPKHGDVQQGDTSMLDEEAEILDDFQELAFSLRQKYSAASDSTPLSTDTASNTDQDDHELNIKKEEVLQHTVEEEEVLQHTVEEKHEDILPGSDRDDDLTVTDPVERPPEKEEEQVIVDEVQRGPDVSVEEDGGHFNKNKDNQPSFNAPEEMQKVPQATLENPFDMGLGVEMEHSSSGSLDSMEPVSDFHEEELGLFSTGMLYIVCLLAMIKTKIAEWTIVMISLLPEEWKPGETLFGFPLQTVVITALVGVFTFILFFWRTILAVKKREYLVDEKVLKHQIEAFKKEKNDAVSKMSELQKQTEELKEKQKRSEETNSCALKRNQDLESKVLQAETWNQQIAEEKNTYAKLLEEEQANSLKNETRIEKLEKSNDKLQLSRKKTQEALAKTTVLLDEAKIREDARNVQHKCLEKDHAALKEENKTLKTTIKGWEDKHKELNEQIKIYQKSQKELEDSVVLKDHNVEVLSDLLADLDACDLQKSDGKVLANGEVATDKKTAIKNRIKQMMDVSRVQTTLTVVEEERDRFMTKLLNEEKARKAMEEQHQELEHAIATLKSDKSHVENQFKILQQKNEIMTEMYQQKENALQQRLTKEELERRSKESLLSEVGGKALEAEEQVKVLRQRINEMEDQMKKTEDVYKEQIKEQENKTHSNWVNARNAERALNQEKVETSKLREKLAVLTSQLNERRAPLFRPNSGQPMGPRQGDSYGPSPVSGGAPSPPPMIEGPRRPPSAPVGRRIDPYGPRPPSDPHGRYPENKHTSGIDMMAPRTSSPANMDVSTAPVDSQTKAETQAEASTESPEPGPGSFLASPIRDSPASMVPGPPPVPGPQGPPAAPGPHDPLPPPGPHGRLPPPGPHRQARPGLGPHGHLYHPSAGMPGPHGPLPPNVPPHGPPLPANGHPGMAPPGPMGGEFGPRPSNGHAFRPRPGPGHALDPRGPPPPHFRPPPPHHFGPMPPPHGVRGPMGPRPPFPPDVRFPGPRDHAYPPAHLPPGGVPPHPHHGDAFVQAPPDALQNSVGPHTGPGQGQDLPMKQEAAPQDSVRPAMAEP; from the exons ATGGCAGCAAAGGTCTTTTACCGAAAAGGCTTTTTATTACTgctatttaatttcatttcaactACAGCATTGGATAAAAGATTCTCTGACTTTAAAAGATGTGCCGACGAGGAGTGCAGCA TGCTTCTGTGTCGGGGAAAAGCAGTGAGCGATTTCTCAGGACCAGATTGTCGGTTCCTGTCCTTCAAAAAATCAGAAACTATCTATGTATACTACAAAGTGGCAGGCAGAAGAACAGACCTATGGGCGGGGAGT GTTGGTAACCGCTTTGGCTATTTCCCAAAGGACCTTCTTGCACTCAACCATATATATACTGAAAAAGAACTGGAAATAAAAGCAGAG GAAAcagattttgtctgttttgacaCAGGATTTGATAAGTTTGACAGTTATGACATAGAATCACTGTTAGGCTCTTCTGTGTTAACGGAGGAGAATGACAGTGAAAATACAGACACACCTGACCAAATCAAAACGGCGGAgggcacagaagaagaaacaaagccATCAACAGATGAGACAActgacagtgaaaatgaaaatgacggTCACGATAACTCTGAGGATCTTGATAGGGTCCCAGATGATCAAAGTGCCTCTTTGCCTCCGTCTGACATGGCAGCTGAATCACTCGCTACAGAAGTAGTGGAGTCTGATACAGGAGCTGCACCTGATGCTACTGAGACCACTACAGAAGACGCAGAGCAAGAGCAACAAATCACAGGAGACTCTATTCTGGAAAATGTTGATTCAGAGAAGAGTGAAACCAAAGATGAACCTGCCTCGGTTTCTGCAGGGATGCAAATCCCTGAGTTAAAAACTACTCTTGGAACAACGTTTGATGCTGTCACCACCGATGATGAGAGCACTTGGAAAGTTACCCCGtatgaagaggaagaaagcaCAGAATTGGAATATCATCACGATGATTACAGTGATAATCAAAAAGAAACTCCATTGCTGTCTTTCTCTGAAGAAGCAGCAGACGCTCCAGAACCCGATCCTCTAAATAAGGAGGAAAGTCCGCCGACAACACATGACGATGATCAACAGATTGTTGATAAGAACATGTGGACATCACTTGGAGATACAGTTTTTGCAATTGTCAGCGGTGGAGAGACGACAACACATGTTTCGAGTTCGGAGGAAGATGACGACgaaggagatgaggaagaaATTGCCTCAAAAACCCCTCCAAGTACTGAGGATgcagagaaagaagagattcaGTTGCTATCTGCAGAATCCCCGAAAGAGCCAGAAGCCAAAGAGTTAGTTCCTAAAGATCCTCCTACATCCAGTTCTGTAGAGGCGGGAAATGAAGAAACCTATACTGAGTCTGAGCCATTGTTgtttgattatgatgatgagAGCGATGGAGAAATGACCAGGCATGAAAATGCCCAGGATGAAACAGTCGTTCCCACTGGTGAGCAGAGATCCCATCAAACAACAGAAGAGAGTATGGCAGCAGCGAGTCCTGTATTAAGAGACAATAGATCAGCTGACCCCCAGCCTCAAATAGTAGATATTCAAACACTAGATGAACCCACTGAGGAGGAGGTGTCAGAAGATTCAGAGGGTCAAGATAATGCGTATATACAGGACTATAACACTTCTCAGGATTATAGAGAGGATTTAGACACTACGttagaagaaaacaaaaccGTGACCCATCAAGAGCCCATTATGGAAATTGAACCAAAAGAGGACTTGCCTATTGAGGAGGAGAAATCAAAGGATTCAGAATTCAAAGATCACGATGAAAAGACAGCATATGACAACCTATTTAAGAAATACCATGACCATTCAGTTAGAAATTTAGAAAAGGATAAAAATAAGCATAGCTCCCCAGAATTATCTGTCGAGGGAGCAAAGCtaagtgaggaggagagggacaaagagccatcaaaacacacagggaTAGAgcgggaggagaaagaagaagaattgCTTGAAGATGAAAATGCCATCTctttcacacagtcacacacatcacCCACAGATATTGACAAACCCTCACTAGAATCAAGTCTGCCAACTCCCTCAACCTCAGAGCCAGAATACAGTGACAGCGTACTGAGACTGACTCTGCTGCGAGACCACTTCACGGAGGAGGACATGGAGCGGTTCCAAAAGCTTTTGGGTCTCAAGAATCTCTTCAAAGTGGAGGCCATGTTCTCTGACCTGGACGTTGAGTTGCAGGCTGCCCGTCTCTCACATGTAGGCACTACTGAAGACATCGAAAAGGCACTTGAGGGCATTTTGGAAGTCTCTGAGAACACTATCCTGGATGAGATTGAGAAGATGCTGGATAGCCGAAACCCAAAACACGGTGACGTCCAACAAGGGGACACAAGTATGTTAGATGAGGAAGCTGAAATATTGGATGACTTCCAGGAGCTTGCATTCAGCCTACGACAGAAGTATTCAGCGGCCAGTGATAGCACACCGTTGTCAACAGACACAGCATCAAATACTGACCAAG ATGACCATGAATTGaacattaaaaaagaagaagtgcTCCAGCACAcagttgaagaagaagaagtgctCCAGCACACAGTTGAGGAAAAACATGAAGACATCCTCCCCGGGTCTGACAGGGATGACGACCTCACCGTAACAGATCCGGTGGAAAGGCCACcggaaaaggaagaggagcaAGTCATAGTGGATGAAGTGCAAAGGGGACCAGATGTCAgtgtggaggaggatggagggcacttcaacaaaaacaaagacaatcaGCCAAGTTTCAATGCACCAGAGGAAATGCAGAAAGTCCCACAAGCCACTCTGGAAAATCCCTTTGACATGGGCCTTGGTGTGGAGATGGAGCACTCATCCTCAG GATCGCTGGACTCAATGGAACCAGTGTCTGATTTTCATGAAGAAGAATTGGGTTTATTCTCAACCGGAATGTTATACATAGTCTGCCTCCTTGCCATGATCAAGACTAAAATTGCAGAGTGGACCATTGTG ATGATTTCCCTTCTGCCAGAAGAGTGGAAGCCCGGGGAAACCTTGTTTGGCTTTCCCTTGCAAACTGTTGTCATCACTGCATTGGTTGGAGTATTCAccttcatcctcttcttctggaggaccaTATTGGCA gTAAAGAAGCGAGAATACCTTG TGGATGAAAAAGTGCTCAAGCACCAAATCGAGGcattcaaaaaagaaaagaacgaTGCTGTCTCAAAGATGTCTGAACTCCAGAAACAG actgaagaactgaaagaaaagcaaaaacgGTCAGAGGAAACAAATAGTTGTGCCCTGAAAAGGAACCAAGACCTGGAG AGTAAGGTTTTGCAGGCAGAAACATGGAATCAACAGATTGCTGAGGAAAAGAACACATATGCAAAACTCCTTGAAGAGGAGCAGGCAAATTCTCTTAAAAATGAAACCCGG ATTGAAAAATTGGAGAAGTCGAATGAtaagctgcagctcagcaggaagAAGACACAGGAAGCGCTTGCTAAG ACCACTGTTCTCCTGGACGAGGCCAAGATTCGTGAGGATGCTCGAAACGTCCAGCACAAATGTCTTGAGAAGGATCATGCAGCACTAAAAGAAGAGAATAAAACG CTCAAGACCACCATTAAGGGATGGGAGGACAAACATAAGGAACTGAACGAGCAGATCAAAATCTACCAAAAGTCCCAGAAAGAGCTGGAGGACTCTGTGGTTCTCAAAGATCACAATGTGGAG GTGCTGTCTGATCTTCTGGCAGACCTAGACGCTTGTGATTTGCAAAAAAGTGACGGCAAAGTTTTAGCCAATGGTGAAGTGGCCACTG ATAAGAAGACTGCCATAAAGAACAGGATTAAACAAATGATGGATGTTTCTCGA GTCCAGACCACACTCACAGTGGTAGAAGAAGAGCGTGATCGCTTCATGACCAAACTACTGAATGAAGAAAAGGCTAGGAAGGCAATGGAGG AACAACACCAGGAGCTTGAGCATGCCATTGCAACCCTAAAAAGTGATAAGAGCCATGTTGAAAACCAATTCAAGATCCTCcagcagaaaaatgaaatcatGACTGAGATGTACCAACAGAAGGAAAATGCTCTGCAGCA GAGATTAAccaaggaggagctggagcgCCGCAGCAAGGAGAGTCTGCTCTCTGAGGTGGGTGGGAAAGCTCTTGAGGCAGAGGAGCAGGTCAAAGTCTTAAGGCAACGCATTAATGAAATGGAGGATCAGATGAAGAAGACTGAGGACGTCTATAAAGAGCAG aTAAAAGAACAGGAAAATAAAACTCACTCAAATTGG GTGAATGCTCGAAATGCAGAGCGAGCTCTGAATCAAGAGAAGGTGGAAACATCAAAGCTCCGTGAAAA ACTGGCTGTGCTCACCTCCCAGCTAAACGAGCGGCGTGCTCCCCTCTTCAGACCCAACTCTGGACAACCGATGGGCCCTCGCCAAG GTGATTCATATGGGCCCTCTCCTGTGAGTGGGGGTGCACCATCCCCCCCTCCAATGATAGAGGGTCCCAGGCGCCCCCCCTCTGCCCCTGTGGGGCGAAGAATTGACCCGTATG GACCACGGCCTCCATCAGACCCGCACGGTCGTTAccctgaaaacaaacacacctccgGGATTG ACATGATGGCCCCCCGTACCTCATCACCTGCCAATATGGACGTATCT ACAGCACCAGTAGATTCACAGACAAAAGCAGAGACACAGGCCGAGGCCTCCACTGAGAGTCCAGAGCCA GGCCCCGGATCCTTCCTAGCCTCTCCGATCAGGGACTCGCCTGCCTCCATGGTCCCAGGACCCCCACCTGTCCCTGGTCCTCAGGGCCCCCCGGCTGCTCCTGGACCTCATGACCCTCTGCCACCTCCTGGACCCCACGGCCGTCTGCCACCTCCTGGACCTCACAGACAGGCACGACCCGGCCTGGGACCCCACGGCCACCTCTACCACCCCTCGGCTGGAATGCCAGGGCCGCACGGCCCCCTTCCTCCCAACGTACCTCCTCACGGGCCTCCGCTACCAGCCAACGGACACCCAGGTATGGCCCCACCTGGACCCATGGGAGGAGAGTTTGGACCTCGTCCATCCAACGGACACGCGTTCCGCCCCAGGCCGGGCCCTGGCCATGCGCTCGATCCTCGGGGTCCGCCACCCCCACACTTCCGTCCCCCTCCACCTCATCATTTTGGACCGATGCCTCCACCACACG GTGTCCGTGGACCCATGGGACCACGCCCACCCTTCCCTCCTGATGTGCGCTTCCCAGGACCACGTGACCATGCCTACCCACCAGCGCACCTGCCTCCAGGAGGCGTCCCACCCCATCCTCATCACGGCGATGCTTTTGTTCAGGCTCCACCTGACGCCCTCCAAAACTCTGTGGGACCCCACACCGGCCCCGGACAGGGGCAGGACTTGCCCATGAAGCAGGAGGCAGCCCCTCAGGACTCAGTCAGGCCAGCCATGGCCGAGCCTTAA